TTTTGGCAAACAGCAGCACATCGTAGTCCAGCTTGCCGACAAGACTGGCAAACAAGGCCAACAGCGCGATGATGAAGATCCCTTGCAGGAGTGCATTTACGACTTTGCTTGCGAAATACATCAGGGGATTGAGAGGGGTGACCCGCATGAGTTTCTGCCAGCCCAGACCCCGTTCGGCAGCAATGGAGACCCCGAAGGCAAAGAGCGAAGTGGAAATCAGGGAATATGCACTGAAGGAGACCAGGATGTAGGTTGCGGCATTCACTCCACCCAGCTGGTTTTTGGCGTTGGGCAAACCAAAAATGGCGAAGAACATGATGGGGAAGACCAGGGTGGGAATCAGGTAGGCAGGCATGCGGACCAGACGGATCAGTTCAGAGTAGACCAGATACAGGAATCGGTTCATGAGGTTCCTTTCGCAAAATAACGGCGGTTGAGTTTCCTGCCGTAGATGGGAAGCACAAAGAAGGGCAGGGCGACCAGCACCCAGAACGACCACTGGGGCACATCAAACATCCTGAAGAGGATCTGGTTGAGGGTGGCAATGCACACGAAAGCCAGACTGGACAGCATGTTGTTGTAGTGCAGGCCGATCCAGCGTGGCCCCAGTTTCCTGCGGTTCAATACGGCCCAGTAGGCCATCAGGGTGAAAAAGAGCCCGATGGTGGTGATGACTTCAAAAGGGCTGATCTCAGGTCTGCGGGCACCAATCAGGTAGGCAGAGGCTGCAAAGCCAAGCCAGGACAGCAGGTAAGCTTTTCCTGCAATGCGGTGCAGAGGAGCTTTTCTCTGCAGGTTCACTGCGGTGAAGCCAGAAAGCAGTGCCGTGCCGGCGGTGACCACATGAAAGAGGACCAGTCCGTCCATGTCAGTTTCTCGCGGTGAGGTTCAGGAAGGCTTCTTCCAGGCTTGCCTTGCTGACTTCCAGATCCGTGATGTCGTGGTGCAGGATTTCCCGCAGGGCGGCTTCCGGGGTGCGGGTGTACACCTCGTTGACCCCGTTGATGTTCACGCGGGTGACCCCTGGCAGGGTCCTGAGTTGCTGTTCCTGGACCTGTCCGTGGAAACGGATGCGGGTGCCCCCCACCTGTTCTTTGATGGCTTTCGGGGTGCCCTCCACAATCACTTTGCCCTGGTCAATCACCAGCACACGGTCCGAGAGGGCGTCGGCCTCTTCCAGGTGGTGGGTGGTCAGGATGACGGTCTTGCCCTGGGTCTTGAACTGGCGCACACTTTCCCAGAAAGCTGTTCTGGACTGCACATCCATCGCCACTGTGGGCTCGTCCAGGAAGAGCACATCCGGGTTCCCACACACACTGAGGGCGAAACTCAGGCGTCTGCGTTGACCTCCAGACAGGTTGCCGCACAGGCGCTCTGCAATGTCCATCAGGTCGGCCATTTCCATGACCTGACGGGCCGGGAGGGGCCTGGGATACAGCCTGCGAAAGAGTTCCACCGCCTCTTTGACTTTCAGGGTTGCCGGGAGGTCGCTTTCCTGCAGCATGGCCCCCAGGCGGGCTCTGGCGCGGGGAACCCTGGGGTCCATCCCGTACACTTTCACGGTTCCGCCCGTGGGTGCCCGCATGCCCAGCATGATGCTGATGGTGGTGGTTTTTCCTGCCCCGTTGGGCCCCAGAAAAGCCAGGACCTCTCCCTGGTCTGCAGAAAAAGTCACGCCCTTCAGGGCTTCAACGTTTCCAAAATGCTTTGTGACATTCACAACTTCGATGGCTTTCATGCCTCAAGGGTATGCAGAAACACAGTTCAGCAGTAGTCACGGGTGTCAAAGGTTGCAGGTGACAAGTGTCATCTGTGCAGAAGGCAAAAGGCATGCAAGGCTCAGGCAAAAGCCCAATGAAAAGCTGTGCTTCAGCTCTGGTAATCAAATGGACGGCTGCAATGGCCTTCTGCTTTCTACCTTCAGCCTTCTGCTCCCTCCCAGATCACACCCTGCTGCACTGTGATCAAGCATACTGAAAGAAGCATGCACCCCCAGGAGGCGATGTCCCGATGAAGTTTCCCGAACAAGACCCCACTCCGGTTCCGGCCATCCCCTCCAGCCAGACCCTGCAACGGCTGCTGGACCTCAGCAGTGAGGGAATGATGGTGCTGGAACCTCAGGACAGCACCTCTGACTGGACGGTTCGTTACGCCAATGCCAGTGCGGCACGCATCACCGGCCTGAGCGAGACGGACCTGCAAGGGCAGAGTTTCAAGAGCCTGTTCCCCCTTTCGGAATCCGATCTGGCCCGCATGACCCAGGGAATGGAACTTAATGCAGGCAGTTACCAGCTCACCATCACCCCTCTGGGAGATGCCACGATGGCAGTCACCTGCAGGCCCCTCCAGCAGAGCATGGACCACCTGCTGGACCACACTGACAGCTTCTTGCGGGTGTATTCCAGGGATGGGCAGTGCACGTATGCGTCACCTTCTGTGCAACGGTTGCTGGGGTACAGTGCAGATGAACTTCTGCGCCTGAAACCAGAAGCCCTGATCCACCCTGAAGACCAGCGGGTGATTCACAGCGAACACCACATCAACCTGCAGTTTGAAGACCTCGGGGAGGATTTTCCTTTCGAGTACCGCATTCTGAACAGTGCCGGAGAGATCCGCTGGGTGTCTTCCCGTTCCCGCAAAGTCCTGGGCAGCAACGGTGAACCTGAGTTTCACCTGACCACCAGTGACATCACCTCCCGCAAGCAGGCAGAGCTTGATGCCCAGGAAAGACAGGAGCGCTATGGGGCCCTCCTCAACCTGACCTATCACTTCGAGACCGTCAATGATCCCGATGATCTGGCGACCGGGGCGCTCAGGGCTGTGCTTCCCCTCACCGAGTACCGCTATGGGGGGTACATCAAGTTTGTGGGTCAGCAGGGGGTCATGCTGTGGTCGTCTGGCGGGCCAGAACTTGAGCAGGAATTGAAAGGGATCGCCCAGCGGGTCAACAAGATCCGTTTCCTGTTGATGTTCCGCAAACTGGGTCCGCAACTGTACCAGTCTGGAAGCACCCCTGCCCTGGACCAGCTTCTGGGCAATGCTGAGCTGTGGGCCAGTTTTGGTGTGCTGCCCATTCACGGCAATGGCGAAGTGCTGGGATTCCTGCTGCTGGGTGCGCCCACACGCATGACAGCTTCGGAATCCACCCGCAAGCTGCTCACTGTGGTCTCTGAGCGGGTCAGCCTGACCTTCGGGCGTCTGGTGGACATGGCCAACCTGCAACGGGCCAGGGAGGAAACCCTGCGCGCGATGGGTCTGGTGCTGGAATACCGGGATTTCGAGACCAAGGGCCACACCGAACGGGTCACCGAACTGGCAGGCCGCCTCGGGAAACGCCTGAGGGTCAGTGAGGAAGAACTCGATGACCTGCGTCTGGGCGCCTACCTGCACGATGTCGGCAAGGTGGCCATTTCGGACATGGTGCTCTTGAAACCCGGCAAACTCAATGAGGAGGAACGCAAACTGATCCAGGAGCACCCACAGGTTGGCTACCACCTCCTGCAGCAGATTCCCACCCTGAGGCCGACAGTGCTGGATGTGGTGCTGTACCACCAGGAACGCTGGAACGGCACAGGCTACCCTGAAGGGCTCAGTGGCAAGAGCATTCCGTACCTGGCCCGGATTTTTGCAGTGGTGGATGTGTACGACGCCCTGACCAGTGACCGCCCCTACAAAAAAGCCTTCGACTGGAAAACCGCCTGTGACATTCTGGAGAAGGAATCGGGCACTTTTCTGGACCCCGAGATCACCCAGGAATTCATCCGCATGATCACCGAAACCCATGCAGAATCGCCCGTGCAATCTGGAGAGTGACGCTGGGCTGCAGCAATGGCGTAAGGCAAATTGACAGTGCGATCCTGCACTGTTTCTTCTACAATCAGAACATCAGCCTGCCTGTGGGACTGATGGGCGACTTCCGAGACATACCTCTGTAGTGTGAACCTTCTGTCGCCCTGCCTACTTCCCGGGCAGGCTGTATTTTTGAAGTTTGCAGTTGACAGTTCAGAGTTTACAGTTTTTCTGTCTGGCAAAAGCTTTTGCTCAGGAAGTCTGTGAACTGTTCACTGCCAACTGTGAGCTGTCTACTTTCAAGGAGAAACCCATGGACATTGCCCGCGAAGACCTGAGCCTGTTTCTGAACGCCTGCGCTGCTGCCACCGCACAGCGGGAGTTTTACAGTTCAGAGGAGGAGCAGCGGGTGTCCCTGACTTTTCTTCATGAGTACATTTGCGGAAACTACCGCACCCTGTACGCCAGAACGCTGGCTGCAGGGATCAACCACCACAATCAGGCAGAGGTGATCTTTCAACTGCTGAGCACAGGGAAAGCCTGCCCGCCAGACTTCCGGGCCACCGAAAACCAGCTGATCACAGCTGCCCTCAGGCAATTGCCCTCCCAGAGGGCCTGGAAGTTGCTTCAGCGTTTGCAGCGCTCAAGGGTCAACAACCGGCGCACCCGCAAGGTGATCGAGGGGTTCATCCAGAGCCGCAACGACCTGCCTTTTGATGCTGTGAAGTACCGCCACAAGGTGAAAGCTTCCATGCAGCACGCCCACATGAAAAGCACCGGAGAGGTTTCCCGTTTCCTGTTCGAGGGACTGAAAAAACCTTTTGAGACCCCGCTGCTGGAGCAATATCGGACCGCCCACTACAGCAAAGAAGCCCTCTATGACCTGCCTTATTCCATTGCAGAGGGGTTTGCGGCAAAGCATGGTGTTTCCAGAAAGGATTTCCTGAAGCGCATCGAGGGAAAACTCACCGAGCGTGAACGCCTGAGGGTGCAAAACAGCAGCGAGGGCAAAATCCAGTTGAACCCTGAGAAGCTCAGCCTCACCGAGTTGTGCTCTTACGTGCTGGGTCTTTCTTTGCAGGAACGCCGCAGCAGGGGAGAAGAGCTGATGTCCTTTCTGACCCGTGCCACGCGGGCCACCCTGCGTCGCGCGGGAAGACTCCCTCTGCCCGAGCACAAAGTTGCAGCAATCCTGGACAACTCCTACTCATCCAGCGGGTCCAGCATGAAGCAGAACCGTCCTCTGGCGGTGGCGATGTCCGCTGATTTTCTGCTGGGAGCCTCCTGCAGCCAGTACCGCGCATTCTGGACCCATCCGGTGGGAAATCCCTTGCTCAACCATCCGAAAGGCCAGACCTACCTGGCAGAGCGTCTGCTGGATGCTCTGGAATGGGGAGCCCAGACAGTGCTGGTGGTCAGCGATGCCTGCGAGAACGATGTGCCTGATGCATTCGAGCAGACTTATCAGGCCTACAGGCGAATGGGTGGGAAGGCCAGCATCATCCACCTGAGCCCTGTATTTGATGCGGAGACCTATCAGGTGAAACCCCTTTTAAAAGACTTGCCTGCGCTGGGCATCCGTGCAGGAGAGGACCTCGCGACCACCCTGGCCTTCGCGAGGTTCAGTGCCAGAGAAACCACCCTGCTGGAACTTGAAACCTACCTGCAGTCCCGCGTGGACGCCCTGATCGGGCAACTGGAGAGACAGCCATGAGCACAGACACCCTGAACCTGACCGGCCTGCGCGCCGCACCCTCACAGGTGTGCGGGGCCTTCCGTCTGGTGCCGTTGCTGCGTGAGACCCCCTGCCTGGACGTGCGCATGACCCCTGAGCGTTACCAGCAGGCCTACAGCCAGGTCAAACTGGACGATGGCACCGAATACTGGGCGTTCATTCCTCACGGGTACATCCTGGACTGGGCGAAGGGCAATGAAGCCACCGTCAGCATGGGAGGACAATTGAAAAGGGCCACCCAGGGCAAGAGTCCGCCCGAATGGTTCACCATCCAGACCCACCACCGCATGGTGAAACGCCAGAACGCCAACAGGGTTCGCCTGCTGCCCCTGCACCTCAGCATGGAGGCTTTTCTGGGGCTGCACTTCGGAGGACCGGACATCGCATGGCCCGAGTACTCGAAGTACGCGAAACGCTATGGACTGGGATTCCGCAGT
This genomic window from Deinococcus cellulosilyticus NBRC 106333 = KACC 11606 contains:
- a CDS encoding ABC transporter permease translates to MNRFLYLVYSELIRLVRMPAYLIPTLVFPIMFFAIFGLPNAKNQLGGVNAATYILVSFSAYSLISTSLFAFGVSIAAERGLGWQKLMRVTPLNPLMYFASKVVNALLQGIFIIALLALFASLVGKLDYDVLLFAKSVGKLLIGVSAFVALGLWIGYVGGPNSAAGIANLIFLPMSFASGLFMPLEFMPEFLRNIAPYTPAYHFAQIGWMNIGAKSDTTELVHWAWVAGYAVIFFAMALVAYRRDEGKNFG
- a CDS encoding DUF2306 domain-containing protein gives rise to the protein MDGLVLFHVVTAGTALLSGFTAVNLQRKAPLHRIAGKAYLLSWLGFAASAYLIGARRPEISPFEVITTIGLFFTLMAYWAVLNRRKLGPRWIGLHYNNMLSSLAFVCIATLNQILFRMFDVPQWSFWVLVALPFFVLPIYGRKLNRRYFAKGTS
- a CDS encoding ABC transporter ATP-binding protein, whose product is MKAIEVVNVTKHFGNVEALKGVTFSADQGEVLAFLGPNGAGKTTTISIMLGMRAPTGGTVKVYGMDPRVPRARARLGAMLQESDLPATLKVKEAVELFRRLYPRPLPARQVMEMADLMDIAERLCGNLSGGQRRRLSFALSVCGNPDVLFLDEPTVAMDVQSRTAFWESVRQFKTQGKTVILTTHHLEEADALSDRVLVIDQGKVIVEGTPKAIKEQVGGTRIRFHGQVQEQQLRTLPGVTRVNINGVNEVYTRTPEAALREILHHDITDLEVSKASLEEAFLNLTARN
- a CDS encoding HD domain-containing phosphohydrolase; protein product: MKFPEQDPTPVPAIPSSQTLQRLLDLSSEGMMVLEPQDSTSDWTVRYANASAARITGLSETDLQGQSFKSLFPLSESDLARMTQGMELNAGSYQLTITPLGDATMAVTCRPLQQSMDHLLDHTDSFLRVYSRDGQCTYASPSVQRLLGYSADELLRLKPEALIHPEDQRVIHSEHHINLQFEDLGEDFPFEYRILNSAGEIRWVSSRSRKVLGSNGEPEFHLTTSDITSRKQAELDAQERQERYGALLNLTYHFETVNDPDDLATGALRAVLPLTEYRYGGYIKFVGQQGVMLWSSGGPELEQELKGIAQRVNKIRFLLMFRKLGPQLYQSGSTPALDQLLGNAELWASFGVLPIHGNGEVLGFLLLGAPTRMTASESTRKLLTVVSERVSLTFGRLVDMANLQRAREETLRAMGLVLEYRDFETKGHTERVTELAGRLGKRLRVSEEELDDLRLGAYLHDVGKVAISDMVLLKPGKLNEEERKLIQEHPQVGYHLLQQIPTLRPTVLDVVLYHQERWNGTGYPEGLSGKSIPYLARIFAVVDVYDALTSDRPYKKAFDWKTACDILEKESGTFLDPEITQEFIRMITETHAESPVQSGE